In the Nitrososphaerota archaeon genome, TGGCTCGAAACTGCTGAGGATGCCCGCAGGAAAGGTCTGAAAGGTCTGAGCGCAACCGGGGAGACGGACTGCTTCATCAGGCACAATAAGCTCAGGGAGCTGTTAAGATACGAGTATGTGCTGCACAAGAGGCTCAAATTCCCAGCGGAGGCGATATGTGCATACAGCATCACCGGTTTGGTGAACGCTGGCTGGCAGGATCTGATAATGCCCCTGATCCGCGCCCACGGTCAAGTCATCTTTACAGGTCCCGGCGGCGTCATGCTCCGACACTCCGAGAAGGTGGAGGACGCAGACATCGAAAGTCTGCTGCATATCAAGATGTAAACAGTCTTGGCGATCAATCTGTTACAACTTAAGCTATGTATAGGATGCTAGCCTGCCGAAAAATTCTGCGACTTCCTGTTCATGTACTCAGAGTATCACGCTATCTTGCTGCAGCTGTCATCAATCTTCTCGAACTGCAGAGGGAACTCTTTCTCGAATTCTAAACCAATTGCTAGACTTCTGGGAAGAACTTCCCATGAACGTGATTATCTCATTGCTTGCTAGAAAGACGGTGGAGAAAGCAGTGGAAGAGAGGCAAAAGAAGCTGCCTAATAACGCTCGACTCGACAACGCATCCAGCATCTTCTCAGAAACACGCCTGAACAAAAAGTCTTAGCCGTGCGCCTTGGTTAGTCGACCACTGTTCCCTTGATGCCGCCATACTCTACCGTGTCATTGAGACGAAGCACGTTGCGTGACTTTTTATAAATATGTTTTTATTAAGTATCACGCCAATAATGGATGCAGCTTTCATAACTTCTGACTTATATCAAAAACATTTATAAAAGGTACACAATTCGGCTTGCTTCTGTGATATCGGTTACGTCAGAGCCCCATAACGCCGGTGACATTGTCGAGATATGCTTGCTCTCAGTAGAGCAGTGGCTTACACAAAATGGATACAAGGTTGAAAAGAACACCAAGATAACCGGTAAAGCAGGAATAGTGCACGACATAGGGTTCTACGCAGAAAACCTTGGTGAAGGACGACTAATAGTGTCTCCCCGACCTTTGGGATCTACAATATTTGAAGAAGATGTTGTGCGGCTCTTCGCAATCTGCTTGGACGTTGGTGCTTCAGGTATCCTAATCACAGCACAGCCGAAAATAACAAATTACGCCGTTAAACTAGCTGATCTCTACAGGATCAGCATAATAGACGCCAGCAGTCAAGACAATCCAGTTAGCGTCGTACAAGAACTGCTGGGGCGGAACAAGCAGTCTAAGGGGCCACAATCGCTCGGGTACTGATAGATATTTAGCCTAGGCCAGTGCAAACAAGCCGTTGCATTTTTCCCAACAACCCTGATAAACCAAGGATGGCTGTATGTCGGCACGTTGCCGACCGGCAAGGTAATACTAAAGAACCCCGTATTAGGTTAGCACCTCCGTGCCGGGGTAGCTCAGCCTGGTTAGAGCGCCAGCCTCCACATTCAGGGCGATACTCATAATCTGGAGGTTGTGCCCGCCAATGTGCGGACATGGCCGGGTAAAGGTCGTGGGTTCGAAACCCATCCCCGGCACTCGCTTCTTTGAAGATGTCCTTCTATCTAGTCAGAGCTCAATGTGTTGATTCGCTTTCCCAAGGGAAGATTATCCATT is a window encoding:
- a CDS encoding MEDS domain-containing protein translates to MTADVGFVERIRTGDHLILFYDTQENKRRVLFKFLAAGLRRKKRGVYIASEESPEQIRSAMMDFGVDAPRYEAEGSLIIHGYLGWYIEGGGCCAPDKISAHWLETAEDARRKGLKGLSATGETDCFIRHNKLRELLRYEYVLHKRLKFPAEAICAYSITGLVNAGWQDLIMPLIRAHGQVIFTGPGGVMLRHSEKVEDADIESLLHIKM